The proteins below come from a single Burkholderia sp. FERM BP-3421 genomic window:
- a CDS encoding site-2 protease family protein, protein MDASLIQTIAVYALPVIFAITLHEAAHGYAARLLGDNTAYMMGRVSFNPMRHIDPIGTIAIPLVLYFLTSGAFLFGYAKPVPVSFGNLRNPRWGSLWVSLAGPGCNFVQALLWGFVSIGLAGAGVDEPFFTRMAAAGVGVNLVLGVLNLFPLPPLDGGRILTALLPPKQSIMLSRIEPYGFFIVLALVATGLLTKFWLRPLVGVGYDVVTAVLTPFASLF, encoded by the coding sequence ATGGATGCTTCCCTGATACAAACAATCGCCGTCTACGCACTGCCCGTGATCTTCGCGATCACGCTGCACGAGGCCGCCCACGGCTACGCCGCCCGCCTGCTCGGCGACAACACCGCCTACATGATGGGCCGCGTGTCCTTCAATCCGATGCGCCACATCGATCCGATCGGCACGATCGCGATCCCGCTCGTGCTGTATTTCCTGACGAGCGGCGCGTTCCTGTTCGGTTATGCGAAGCCCGTGCCGGTGTCGTTCGGCAACCTGCGCAATCCGCGCTGGGGCAGCCTGTGGGTGTCGCTCGCGGGCCCCGGCTGCAATTTCGTGCAGGCGCTGCTGTGGGGCTTCGTCAGCATCGGGCTCGCCGGAGCGGGCGTCGACGAACCGTTCTTCACGCGCATGGCCGCGGCGGGCGTCGGCGTGAATCTCGTGCTCGGCGTGCTGAACCTGTTCCCGCTGCCGCCGCTCGACGGCGGCCGGATCCTGACCGCGCTGCTGCCGCCGAAGCAGTCGATCATGCTGTCGCGGATCGAACCGTACGGCTTCTTCATCGTGCTCGCGCTCGTCGCGACCGGCCTGTTGACGAAATTCTGGCTGCGCCCGCTCGTCGGCGTCGGCTACGACGTCGTGACCGCCGTCCTGACCCCATTCGCATCGCTTTTCTAA
- a CDS encoding L-threonylcarbamoyladenylate synthase, with the protein MSQFFRIHPENPQPRLIKQAVEIVKQGGVVALPTDSSYALGCRLDDKDAVERIRRIRQLDDKQHLSLLVRDLSELANFAMVDNRQYRLIRSVTPGPYVFLLQATKEVPRRLSHPSRKTIGLRVPDHAITLALLDALGEPLLGTTLILPPDDEPLNDPDEIRMQLEKQLDLVIDGGACPREPSTVIDLTGDAPQLVRAGRGPLEPFGLTADA; encoded by the coding sequence ATGTCCCAGTTCTTCAGGATTCATCCGGAAAATCCGCAGCCGCGCCTGATCAAGCAGGCGGTGGAGATCGTCAAGCAGGGCGGCGTGGTTGCGCTGCCGACCGATTCGAGCTATGCGCTCGGCTGCCGCCTCGACGACAAGGACGCGGTCGAGCGCATCCGGCGGATCCGCCAGCTCGACGACAAGCAGCATCTGTCGCTGCTCGTGCGCGATCTGTCCGAGCTGGCCAATTTCGCGATGGTCGACAATCGCCAGTACCGCCTGATCCGCTCGGTCACGCCCGGCCCGTACGTGTTCCTGCTGCAGGCGACCAAGGAAGTGCCGCGCCGGCTGTCGCATCCGTCGCGCAAGACCATCGGGCTGCGCGTGCCGGATCACGCGATCACGCTCGCGCTGCTCGATGCGCTCGGCGAACCGCTGCTCGGCACGACCCTGATCCTGCCGCCCGACGACGAACCGCTCAACGATCCCGACGAGATTCGCATGCAGCTCGAGAAACAGCTGGATCTCGTGATCGACGGCGGCGCGTGTCCGCGCGAACCGTCGACCGTGATCGACCTGACGGGCGACGCGCCGCAGCTCGTGCGCGCGGGGCGCGGCCCGCTCGAACCGTTCGGCCTGACGGCCGACGCGTGA
- a CDS encoding 3',5'-nucleoside bisphosphate phosphatase produces the protein MNADLHCHSNVSDGQLSPVDVARRAHAGGVTLWSLTDHDEIGGQQEARATAEALGMRYLSGVEISVTWASRTVHIVGLNLDPAHPALVDGLYRTRHGRAARAVAIGEQLEALGIPGAYEGALKYVSNPDLISRTHFARFLVEHGVAASTADVFDSFLGDGKPGYVPHRWAKLADAVGWIRQAGGEAIIAHPGRYAFTPIEFDAFFAEFIDLGGRAIEVVTGSHTPDQYREYADVARRFGFEASRGSDFHGPGEGRVDLGSLPPLPSDLKPVWERWL, from the coding sequence ATGAACGCCGATCTCCACTGCCATTCCAATGTTTCCGACGGCCAGCTGTCGCCCGTCGACGTCGCGCGCCGCGCCCATGCGGGCGGCGTCACGCTGTGGTCGCTGACCGACCACGACGAGATCGGCGGACAGCAGGAGGCGCGCGCGACCGCGGAGGCGCTCGGCATGCGTTATCTGAGCGGCGTCGAGATCTCGGTGACCTGGGCGTCGCGCACCGTGCACATCGTCGGCCTCAATCTCGATCCGGCTCACCCGGCGCTCGTCGACGGCCTGTACCGCACCCGGCACGGGCGCGCGGCGCGCGCGGTCGCGATCGGCGAGCAGCTCGAGGCGCTCGGCATTCCCGGCGCGTACGAGGGCGCGCTCAAGTACGTGTCGAATCCCGACCTGATCTCGCGCACGCATTTCGCGCGCTTCCTGGTCGAGCACGGCGTCGCGGCCTCGACGGCCGACGTGTTCGACAGCTTCCTCGGCGACGGCAAGCCCGGCTACGTGCCGCATCGTTGGGCGAAGCTTGCCGACGCGGTGGGCTGGATCCGGCAGGCGGGCGGCGAGGCGATCATCGCGCATCCGGGGCGCTATGCGTTCACGCCGATCGAGTTCGATGCGTTCTTCGCGGAATTCATCGACCTCGGCGGCCGCGCGATCGAAGTGGTGACGGGCAGCCACACGCCCGACCAGTACCGCGAATACGCGGATGTGGCCCGGCGCTTCGGTTTCGAGGCGTCGCGCGGCTCGGATTTCCACGGGCCGGGCGAGGGCCGTGTCGACCTTGGCAGCCTGCCGCCGCTGCCGTCCGATCTCAAACCCGTCTGGGAACGCTGGCTGTAG
- a CDS encoding alpha/beta fold hydrolase: MNPIQSASDFVTVRGVKLHVRRWGRPDAPTLYMLHGWMDVAASFQFVVDALAGDWQVLAPDARGFGLSDWTVAASGGGHYWFQEYLADLDALIDHYTPTGEVNLVGHSMGANVVCLYAGVRPERVRRVVDLEGFGLPPARAEQAPKRLRRWLDDLHAPPELRAYASLDEVAARLTKTNPRLEPRRAAFLARHWATLRDDGRYHLLADPAHKMMGPMLYRLDEVMASWAQVRAKVLHVEAVNSPTLAQLAGEIPLAEFKARFAAFPDWREKYVDDAGHMVHHDQPEQIAALIEAFCA, encoded by the coding sequence ATGAATCCCATCCAATCCGCATCCGACTTCGTCACCGTGCGTGGCGTCAAACTGCACGTCCGGCGCTGGGGGCGGCCCGATGCGCCGACGCTCTACATGCTGCATGGCTGGATGGATGTCGCGGCGTCGTTCCAGTTCGTCGTCGACGCGCTCGCGGGCGACTGGCAGGTGCTCGCGCCCGACGCGCGCGGCTTCGGGCTGTCCGACTGGACGGTCGCGGCGAGCGGCGGCGGTCATTACTGGTTCCAGGAATATCTCGCGGATCTCGATGCGCTGATCGACCACTACACGCCGACGGGCGAGGTGAACCTGGTCGGCCACAGCATGGGGGCGAACGTGGTGTGCCTGTATGCGGGCGTGCGGCCCGAGCGGGTGCGGCGGGTGGTCGACCTGGAGGGTTTCGGGCTGCCGCCGGCGCGCGCCGAGCAGGCGCCGAAGCGGCTGCGGCGCTGGCTCGACGATCTGCATGCGCCGCCCGAGTTGCGCGCGTACGCCTCGCTCGACGAGGTTGCCGCGCGCCTCACCAAGACCAATCCGCGCCTTGAGCCGCGCCGCGCGGCCTTCCTGGCCCGGCATTGGGCGACGCTGCGCGACGACGGCCGCTATCACCTGCTGGCGGACCCCGCGCACAAGATGATGGGGCCGATGCTGTATCGCCTCGACGAGGTGATGGCGAGCTGGGCGCAGGTGCGCGCGAAGGTGCTGCACGTCGAGGCGGTGAACTCGCCGACCCTCGCGCAGCTCGCGGGCGAGATCCCGCTGGCGGAGTTCAAGGCGCGCTTCGCCGCGTTCCCGGACTGGCGCGAGAAGTATGTCGACGACGCGGGCCACATGGTCCATCACGACCAGCCCGAGCAGATCGCCGCGCTGATCGAGGCATTCTGCGCGTAA
- a CDS encoding ferritin-like domain-containing protein: MSVPNLSSVPARGLRDAALAALRETDPTAKCAQVRALWADCQAGCATPDPARTPAEPAGLPGRPARPELVEPRQLQRRNMRSEAGRAALLHALAHIEFNAINLALDAVWRFGGMPEAFYADWLKVAAEEAHHYTLLVARLAEFGHAYGDFSAHNGLWEMCERTAADVLARMALVPRTLEARGLDASPPIRARLAQAGDMASAAILDVILRDEIGHVRIGNQWFRHLCAQTGLDPHVTYLRLAETHHAPRLRGPFNFDARRDAGFDDVELAALAAQDAEPSAPERA; this comes from the coding sequence ATGTCCGTCCCGAATTTATCCTCCGTCCCGGCGCGCGGCCTGCGCGACGCGGCGCTCGCTGCGCTGCGCGAGACCGATCCCACGGCGAAGTGCGCGCAGGTGCGCGCGCTGTGGGCGGATTGTCAGGCGGGCTGCGCGACGCCCGATCCGGCGCGCACGCCGGCCGAGCCGGCCGGCCTGCCCGGGCGGCCGGCGCGGCCCGAGCTGGTCGAGCCGCGCCAGTTGCAGCGACGCAACATGCGCTCGGAAGCGGGGCGCGCCGCGCTGCTGCACGCGCTCGCGCACATCGAGTTCAATGCGATCAATCTGGCGCTCGACGCGGTCTGGCGCTTCGGCGGCATGCCCGAGGCGTTCTACGCCGACTGGCTGAAAGTCGCGGCGGAAGAGGCGCATCACTACACGCTGCTGGTGGCGCGTCTCGCCGAGTTCGGCCACGCGTACGGCGATTTTTCCGCGCACAACGGGCTGTGGGAGATGTGCGAACGCACCGCGGCCGACGTGCTCGCGCGCATGGCGCTCGTGCCGCGCACGCTGGAGGCGCGCGGGCTCGACGCGTCGCCGCCGATCCGCGCGCGGCTCGCGCAGGCCGGAGACATGGCGTCGGCGGCGATCCTCGACGTGATCCTGCGCGACGAGATCGGCCACGTGCGGATCGGCAATCAGTGGTTCCGCCATCTGTGCGCGCAGACGGGGCTCGACCCTCATGTGACCTACCTGCGGCTTGCCGAAACCCACCATGCACCGCGCCTGCGCGGCCCGTTCAACTTCGACGCGCGGCGCGATGCCGGCTTCGACGACGTGGAACTGGCGGCGCTCGCGGCGCAGGACGCCGAGCCGTCCGCGCCCGAGCGCGCCTAG
- a CDS encoding gamma carbonic anhydrase family protein: MTIYKLGDTAPTIHESVFVADTAAIIGQVVLEENASVWFGATIRGDNEPIRVGAGSNVQEGAVLHTDPGCPLTIAPNVTIGHQAMLHGCTIGEGSLIGIQAVVLNRAVIGRNCLVGAGAVITEGKTFPDNSLILGAPARVARTLSDEEIASLHVNTRNYAERRAYFKEQLVRIG; encoded by the coding sequence GTGACCATCTACAAGCTCGGCGATACCGCCCCGACCATCCATGAAAGCGTCTTCGTCGCGGATACCGCGGCGATCATCGGCCAGGTCGTTCTCGAGGAGAACGCGAGCGTGTGGTTTGGCGCGACGATCCGCGGCGACAACGAGCCGATCAGGGTCGGCGCCGGCAGCAACGTGCAGGAAGGCGCGGTGCTGCACACCGACCCCGGCTGCCCGCTGACGATCGCGCCGAACGTCACGATCGGCCACCAGGCGATGCTGCATGGCTGCACGATCGGCGAGGGTTCGCTGATCGGGATTCAGGCGGTGGTCTTGAATCGCGCGGTGATCGGCCGCAACTGTCTGGTTGGCGCGGGCGCCGTGATCACGGAAGGCAAGACCTTCCCGGACAATTCGCTGATCCTGGGCGCGCCCGCCCGGGTCGCGCGCACCTTGTCCGACGAGGAGATCGCGAGCCTGCATGTGAACACGCGCAATTACGCCGAACGGCGTGCGTATTTCAAGGAGCAGCTCGTGCGGATCGGCTAG
- the hslO gene encoding Hsp33 family molecular chaperone HslO encodes MSDQLQKFMFSAAPVRGEIVSLSNTWQEVLTRRDYPAPVRTMLGEMMAACALLSANLKFDGMLIMQIFGDGPVKMLVVQCGSDLSMRATAKFSDQVAATIGDDVGFAELINASGHGRCVITLDPADKRPGQQPYQGIVPLNGEHGPLESIAQVLEHYMHHSEQLDTRLWLAANRDRAVGMLLQKLPGDGGIVPRANETDVDTWERVCTLGGTLSSKELLEVEPETVFRRLFWQENVQHFEPAATRFQCTCSRGKVGSMLRMLGREEVDGVIEERGHVEIHCEFCNQRYEFDPVDIAQLFAAPALDTGVAPAADQRH; translated from the coding sequence GTGAGCGACCAGTTACAGAAATTCATGTTCAGCGCGGCCCCGGTGCGCGGCGAGATCGTCTCGCTGAGCAATACGTGGCAGGAAGTCCTGACGCGCCGGGACTACCCGGCCCCGGTGCGCACCATGCTCGGCGAGATGATGGCCGCCTGCGCGCTGCTGTCCGCGAACCTGAAGTTCGACGGCATGCTCATCATGCAGATCTTCGGCGACGGCCCGGTCAAGATGCTCGTGGTGCAGTGCGGATCGGATCTGTCGATGCGCGCGACCGCGAAGTTCTCGGACCAGGTCGCGGCAACGATCGGCGACGACGTGGGCTTCGCCGAGCTGATCAACGCGAGCGGCCACGGCCGCTGCGTGATCACGCTCGATCCGGCCGACAAGCGACCCGGCCAGCAGCCGTACCAGGGCATCGTGCCGCTCAACGGCGAACATGGCCCGCTCGAATCGATCGCGCAGGTGCTCGAGCATTACATGCACCATTCCGAGCAGCTCGACACGCGCCTCTGGCTCGCGGCCAACCGCGACCGCGCCGTCGGCATGCTGCTGCAGAAGCTGCCCGGCGACGGCGGCATCGTGCCACGCGCGAACGAAACCGATGTGGATACCTGGGAACGGGTCTGCACGCTCGGCGGCACGCTGTCCTCGAAGGAACTGCTCGAAGTGGAACCCGAGACGGTGTTTCGGCGTCTGTTCTGGCAGGAGAACGTGCAGCACTTCGAACCGGCCGCGACGCGCTTCCAGTGCACCTGCTCGCGCGGCAAGGTCGGCTCGATGCTGCGCATGCTCGGTCGCGAGGAAGTCGACGGCGTGATCGAGGAGCGCGGCCACGTCGAGATCCACTGCGAATTCTGCAACCAGCGCTACGAGTTCGACCCCGTCGACATTGCGCAATTGTTCGCGGCGCCCGCGCTCGACACGGGTGTCGCCCCCGCCGCCGACCAGCGGCACTGA
- the ftsB gene encoding cell division protein FtsB translates to MRLVTVVLIALLALIQYPLWWGHGGWLRVHELRQQLSDQLQRNADEKLRNERIGGEVQDLQNGTAAIEERARYEMGMVKDSEVFVQFVSPNAPALAASGAQMAATSTRGEVSAAPVRVVPNPESRAKPDKRHANKAAKPAHHDG, encoded by the coding sequence ATGCGGCTTGTTACCGTCGTTCTGATCGCCCTGTTGGCGTTGATTCAGTACCCTCTCTGGTGGGGGCACGGCGGTTGGCTGCGGGTACACGAGCTGCGCCAGCAGCTGAGCGACCAGTTGCAGCGCAACGCCGACGAGAAGCTGCGCAACGAGCGGATCGGCGGCGAGGTGCAGGATCTGCAAAACGGCACCGCGGCGATCGAGGAGCGCGCCCGCTACGAGATGGGCATGGTCAAGGACAGCGAGGTGTTCGTGCAGTTCGTCTCGCCGAACGCGCCGGCGCTCGCGGCGAGCGGCGCGCAGATGGCGGCGACGTCGACGCGCGGCGAGGTGTCGGCCGCGCCGGTGCGCGTGGTGCCGAATCCGGAGTCGCGCGCGAAGCCCGACAAGCGGCATGCGAACAAGGCGGCGAAACCCGCGCACCACGACGGCTGA
- the eno gene encoding phosphopyruvate hydratase has translation MSAIVDIIGREILDSRGNPTVECDVLLESGTMGRAAVPSGASTGSREAIELRDGETGRYGGKGVLKAVEHINTEISEAIMGLDASEQAFLDKTLLELDGTDNKSRLGANAMLAVSMAVAKAAAEEAGLPLYRYFGGSGAMQLPVPMMNIVNGGAHANNSLDIQEFMIVPVSQPTFREALRCGAEVFHALKKILSDRGMSTAVGDEGGFAPNFGSNDECLSMILQAIEKAGYRAGEDVLLALDCAASEFYHDGKYQLAGEGLQLSSAEFTDYLATLADKFPIVSIEDGMHEGDWAGWKLLTERLGKKVQLVGDDLFVTNTRILKEGIDQGIANSILIKINQIGTLTETFAAIEMAKRAGYTAVISHRSGETEDSTIADIAVGLNAGQIKTGSLSRSDRISKYNQLLRIEEDLGDIASYPGKSAFYNLR, from the coding sequence ATGAGTGCAATCGTAGATATCATCGGCCGCGAGATTCTGGATTCGCGCGGCAACCCCACGGTCGAGTGCGACGTGCTGCTCGAATCGGGCACGATGGGCCGCGCGGCGGTGCCGTCGGGCGCGTCCACCGGTTCGCGCGAGGCGATCGAACTGCGTGACGGCGAAACCGGCCGTTACGGCGGCAAGGGGGTGCTGAAGGCGGTCGAGCATATCAACACCGAAATCTCCGAGGCGATCATGGGCCTCGACGCGTCGGAGCAGGCGTTCCTCGACAAGACGCTGCTCGAACTGGACGGCACCGACAACAAGTCGCGCCTCGGCGCGAACGCGATGCTCGCGGTGTCGATGGCGGTCGCGAAGGCGGCGGCCGAGGAAGCGGGCCTGCCGCTGTACCGCTACTTCGGCGGCTCGGGCGCGATGCAGCTGCCGGTGCCGATGATGAACATCGTCAACGGCGGCGCGCACGCGAACAACAGCCTGGACATCCAGGAATTCATGATCGTGCCGGTCAGCCAGCCGACCTTCCGTGAAGCGCTGCGTTGCGGCGCGGAAGTGTTCCACGCGCTGAAGAAGATCCTGTCGGATCGCGGCATGAGCACGGCCGTGGGCGACGAGGGCGGCTTCGCGCCGAACTTCGGCAGCAACGACGAGTGCCTGTCGATGATCCTGCAGGCGATCGAGAAGGCCGGCTACCGCGCGGGCGAGGACGTGCTGCTCGCGCTCGATTGCGCGGCGTCCGAGTTCTACCACGACGGCAAGTACCAGCTCGCGGGCGAAGGCCTGCAGCTGTCGTCGGCGGAATTCACCGACTATCTCGCCACGCTCGCCGACAAGTTCCCGATCGTGTCGATCGAGGATGGCATGCACGAAGGCGACTGGGCCGGCTGGAAGCTGCTGACCGAGCGTCTGGGCAAGAAGGTGCAGCTGGTCGGCGACGACCTGTTCGTCACGAACACGCGGATCCTGAAGGAAGGCATCGATCAGGGCATCGCGAACTCGATCCTCATCAAGATCAATCAGATCGGTACGTTGACCGAAACGTTCGCGGCGATCGAGATGGCCAAGCGCGCGGGCTACACGGCGGTGATTTCGCACCGTTCGGGTGAAACCGAGGATTCGACGATCGCCGATATCGCGGTCGGCCTGAACGCGGGGCAGATCAAGACGGGTTCGCTGTCGCGCAGCGACCGCATTTCGAAGTACAACCAACTGCTGCGCATCGAAGAGGATCTCGGCGACATCGCGAGCTATCCGGGCAAGTCGGCGTTCTATAACTTGCGCTAA
- the kdsA gene encoding 3-deoxy-8-phosphooctulonate synthase: MKLGDFEVGLDRPFFLIAGTCVVESEQMALDTAGRLKEICAKLNVPLIYKSSYDKANRSSGTSFRGLGMDEGLRILSEVKRQLGLPILTDVHAIEEIEAVASVVDVLQTPAFLCRQTDFIHACARSGKPVNIKKGQFLAPHDMKNVIDKARAAAREAGLSEDRFFACERGASFGYNNLVSDMRSLAIMRETGAPVVFDATHSVQLPGGQGTSSGGQREFVPVLARAAVATGVAGLFMETHPNPAEAKSDGPNAVPLHRMEALLETLVTLDQAVKRTPFLENDFN; encoded by the coding sequence ATGAAACTGGGCGATTTCGAAGTCGGTCTCGACCGGCCGTTCTTCCTGATCGCCGGCACCTGCGTCGTCGAATCCGAGCAGATGGCGCTCGATACCGCGGGCCGGCTGAAGGAAATCTGCGCGAAGCTGAACGTACCGCTGATCTACAAGTCGTCGTACGACAAGGCGAACCGCAGCTCCGGCACGTCGTTCCGCGGGCTCGGGATGGACGAAGGGCTGCGGATCCTGTCCGAGGTCAAGCGCCAGCTCGGCCTGCCGATCCTGACCGACGTGCACGCGATCGAGGAGATCGAGGCGGTTGCGTCGGTGGTCGACGTCCTGCAGACGCCCGCGTTCCTGTGCCGCCAGACTGATTTCATCCACGCCTGCGCGCGCTCGGGCAAGCCCGTCAACATCAAGAAGGGCCAGTTCCTCGCGCCGCACGACATGAAGAACGTGATCGACAAGGCGCGGGCGGCCGCGCGCGAAGCCGGCCTGTCCGAGGACCGCTTCTTCGCGTGCGAGCGCGGTGCGTCGTTCGGCTACAACAACCTCGTGTCCGACATGCGTTCGCTCGCGATCATGCGCGAGACGGGTGCGCCGGTCGTGTTCGACGCCACCCACTCGGTGCAGCTGCCGGGCGGGCAGGGCACGAGTTCGGGCGGCCAGCGCGAATTCGTGCCGGTGCTCGCGCGCGCGGCGGTCGCGACGGGGGTCGCCGGGCTCTTCATGGAGACTCACCCGAACCCGGCCGAAGCCAAGTCGGACGGCCCGAACGCCGTGCCGCTGCACCGCATGGAAGCGCTGCTCGAGACGCTCGTCACGCTCGATCAGGCCGTGAAGCGCACGCCGTTCCTGGAAAACGATTTCAATTGA